In Nostoc sp. CENA543, a single genomic region encodes these proteins:
- a CDS encoding penicillin acylase family protein, translating to MSQDFTNNPDMKNIRKRRLSKLLKIFVVLVLVLGLLLVSFLGYTIRRSFPVENGAIAISGIKAEVRVQRDQWGVPHIYAANSHDLFMAQGYIHAQDRFWQMDFWRHIGSGRLAEMFGASQLDTDKYLRTLGWARVAQQEIQSMDAQMKADLQAYADGVNAYLQTHQGSALSLEYAVLKLLNPGYQVAPWEILHSLTWGKVMAYDLGRNFQNEIERTILLKTLTPEQVEELFPAYPQDLPVILPEWQTGKTTPELTYKPVITDVSEIAPTLEAMTQPMLALEKLIGETGVGIGSNNWVIAGKRTKTGKPILANDPHLAVQMPSIWYEMGLHCTTKNAECPYNVMGFSFAGMLGVIVGHSDRIAWGVTNVQSDVMDLYIEKINPDNPNQYEVNGQWVDINLVPETIQIAGSQPLVHTVRYTRHGPILSDVAPNLKQFHQAIKLPQNYVVALRWTALEPTKLVYSIPQMNRAQNWQEFRAAASNFDVPAQNLVYADVDGNIGYQMPGKFPIRTQGNGRYPVPGWTDEYEWQGYIDFEKLPYSFNPPQGYIATANNLVAQEYPYVITTDWVYGYRAQRIVEMIEKQNQPIAVQDVEKIQGDNLNLNARNLVPLLQNLTFDDSRLKSAQKLLQSWNFQLEITSSAAALFEVFYKHLLAATFHDQLPLDYFPSGGDRWYAVLQNLIQKPDSQWWDNTKTAQVETRDQIFRQAFTEAVEELETIQGKNPQAWNWGKLHTITFRNATLGKSGVALIESIFNRGAFSTAGNGETVNANRWRANESFEVTDIPSLRMIVDLSNLDNSLAIHTPGQSGHAFHKHYADMIEPWRNLKYHPMLWEQKTVAAQATATLRLTPKSSD from the coding sequence ATGTCGCAGGATTTTACTAACAACCCAGACATGAAAAACATCCGCAAACGTCGGTTATCTAAATTACTGAAAATATTTGTTGTTTTAGTGTTAGTGCTGGGGTTATTGTTAGTATCTTTTTTGGGTTATACAATTCGGCGTTCTTTTCCTGTAGAAAATGGAGCGATCGCCATTTCTGGTATAAAAGCAGAAGTGAGAGTGCAACGGGATCAATGGGGTGTACCTCATATTTATGCAGCTAACTCCCACGACTTATTTATGGCGCAGGGTTACATCCATGCCCAAGACAGATTTTGGCAAATGGATTTTTGGCGGCATATTGGTTCTGGTAGATTAGCAGAAATGTTTGGTGCTTCGCAATTAGATACAGATAAATATCTGCGAACTCTAGGCTGGGCAAGGGTAGCGCAACAAGAAATCCAGTCAATGGATGCACAGATGAAAGCTGATTTGCAAGCCTATGCTGATGGTGTAAATGCCTACCTGCAAACCCATCAAGGCAGTGCATTAAGTTTAGAATATGCGGTATTAAAATTACTCAATCCTGGTTATCAAGTCGCACCTTGGGAAATTCTCCATTCCCTGACTTGGGGTAAGGTGATGGCTTACGATTTAGGCAGAAATTTTCAAAACGAAATTGAGCGTACCATCTTACTAAAAACCCTCACACCTGAACAAGTCGAAGAACTTTTTCCCGCCTACCCCCAAGATTTGCCTGTGATTTTGCCGGAGTGGCAAACAGGAAAAACTACCCCAGAATTAACTTACAAACCTGTAATTACTGATGTCTCAGAAATTGCGCCGACTTTAGAAGCCATGACTCAACCAATGTTGGCACTAGAAAAACTCATTGGGGAAACGGGAGTTGGTATTGGTTCAAATAATTGGGTAATTGCTGGGAAGCGCACAAAGACAGGTAAACCGATTTTGGCGAATGATCCCCATTTAGCGGTGCAAATGCCTTCAATTTGGTATGAAATGGGTTTACATTGCACCACTAAAAATGCTGAATGTCCTTACAATGTGATGGGGTTTTCCTTTGCGGGGATGTTGGGGGTAATTGTCGGACATAGCGATCGCATTGCTTGGGGTGTGACTAATGTACAATCCGATGTGATGGATCTATATATAGAGAAAATCAACCCTGATAACCCCAATCAATATGAAGTTAATGGCCAGTGGGTAGATATAAACCTCGTACCAGAGACTATTCAAATTGCTGGTAGTCAACCCCTTGTTCATACAGTCCGCTACACCAGACATGGGCCGATTCTTTCTGATGTTGCACCTAATTTAAAACAGTTTCATCAAGCAATCAAATTACCCCAAAATTATGTTGTCGCTTTGCGGTGGACAGCATTAGAACCGACAAAATTAGTCTACTCAATTCCGCAAATGAATCGCGCTCAAAATTGGCAGGAATTCCGTGCTGCTGCTAGTAATTTTGATGTGCCTGCACAAAATTTAGTCTATGCTGATGTTGATGGTAATATCGGTTATCAAATGCCAGGAAAATTTCCCATTCGCACTCAAGGAAATGGACGCTACCCTGTTCCTGGTTGGACTGATGAATATGAATGGCAAGGTTATATAGACTTTGAAAAGTTACCTTATAGCTTTAATCCGCCCCAAGGTTATATAGCTACTGCTAATAATTTAGTTGCTCAAGAATATCCTTATGTAATTACCACAGATTGGGTTTATGGCTATCGCGCCCAGCGCATTGTGGAGATGATCGAAAAACAAAATCAGCCGATTGCTGTACAAGATGTGGAGAAAATTCAGGGTGACAATCTCAATTTAAATGCCCGTAATTTAGTGCCATTGCTGCAAAATCTGACTTTTGATGATTCTAGATTAAAATCTGCTCAAAAACTGTTACAAAGCTGGAACTTCCAACTAGAAATAACATCATCTGCGGCAGCTTTATTTGAAGTATTTTATAAACATTTGTTAGCTGCAACTTTTCATGATCAATTACCTCTAGACTACTTTCCTAGTGGGGGCGATCGCTGGTATGCTGTGTTGCAAAATCTCATCCAAAAACCTGATAGTCAATGGTGGGATAATACTAAAACTGCCCAGGTAGAAACCCGTGATCAAATTTTCCGACAGGCTTTTACAGAAGCTGTAGAGGAATTAGAAACTATTCAAGGGAAAAATCCCCAAGCTTGGAATTGGGGTAAATTACACACCATTACATTTCGTAACGCCACCTTGGGAAAATCTGGTGTGGCTTTGATTGAATCTATATTTAATCGCGGTGCTTTCAGTACAGCAGGAAACGGTGAAACAGTGAATGCTAACCGTTGGCGAGCGAATGAATCCTTTGAAGTGACTGATATTCCTTCACTACGCATGATTGTCGATTTAAGTAATTTGGATAATTCCTTAGCTATTCATACGCCTGGACAGTCTGGTCACGCTTTCCATAAACATTATGCTGATATGATTGAGCCTTGGCGCAACCTTAAATATCATCCCATGCTTTGGGAGCAGAAAACTGTGGCAGCGCAAGCGACAGCAACATTGAGATTAACACCAAAATCCAGCGATTAA
- a CDS encoding low molecular weight protein tyrosine phosphatase family protein has product MKKLLFICSQNRLRSPTAEAVFAEYEGIETDSAGLDRYAEVPLSTEAIEWADIIFVMEKSHKIKLAQKFQPFLKNKRVICLDIPDEFEYMDAKLIEILKKKVLKIIT; this is encoded by the coding sequence ATGAAAAAACTGTTATTTATTTGTAGTCAAAATCGATTGCGAAGTCCTACTGCTGAAGCTGTATTTGCTGAGTACGAAGGCATAGAAACAGATTCCGCAGGTTTGGATCGTTATGCAGAAGTCCCACTATCTACAGAGGCTATCGAGTGGGCTGATATTATTTTTGTCATGGAAAAATCACATAAAATTAAACTAGCGCAAAAATTTCAGCCATTCTTAAAAAATAAGAGAGTTATCTGTTTAGATATACCCGACGAATTTGAATATATGGATGCTAAATTAATTGAGATTTTGAAGAAGAAGGTACTAAAAATAATTACCTGA
- a CDS encoding S-layer family protein, translating to MKVSFAGFSFIGAIFISVIYNMSVQAQVSPDNTLGTTVKGIDNYTITNGTRVGNNLFHSFSQFSIPSNGSVLFDNATDIQNIFSRVTGGDISHIRGEISAKGTANLFLLNPAGVIFDAKASLKIGGSFFGTTANSIKFADGAEFSAVNPNANTLLTMSVPIGLQMGSNPGSINVYGSKLAIPAKNTFALVGNNLTFDQSSITARDGRVELASVTANNLVGLSTNTNGFSLNLNGVNQFQNINFSNAARVDTSGNQGGAIALQGQKITLSGSSSITSHTLGTSSGQGILIKASESLELIGQPALSNTTIAAYSQPTARGRGGDVTIETPLLNVLNGAQINTRAYGIGDSGNITVKSTVVNVIGEAIYTPTKQRFSVSTLAANTMNGSQGRGGDVVIDAAQVNIRDGAELRATARGTGDGGNIIVTANNLSITGETATGEPAFLTGMSTSIREYATGRGGDIILNVGKLEVLNGPGIRTGTYGEGTSGDIIVNADEVTVGGSSSTGVSSRFFASTNGNYDFATEQLISLGKGQGGNITFNVGKLNLLDGGRISTSTETYGQAGNITIQANSINIAGVSQLPSGQLLYSLDATGPSGLYASSTGPGIAGSVNLTTEKLSLGDRGEIVVSGKGTGDAGNMLIRANYLNLDQASKLRSEANTGEGGNIDLQVRDVLLMRNGSYISAEAGGNGGNIKINAPNIVGLENSDIIANAVQGRGGNIQITTQGIVGLQYRNLLNPREVVTNDITASSQFNVNGTVQIHHTGVDPNFGVIKLPENFTDPSQKITSGCAASTDSSFVAIGRGGIPKNPSEDIRSDRTWSDMRDISPFRTRQQVQAQISKSAAVLVQATSWHRNHQGKIELIADQSSMNVPPSLTCAEVSQTSLHSH from the coding sequence ATGAAAGTAAGTTTTGCTGGATTTAGCTTCATTGGCGCAATTTTCATATCTGTCATTTACAACATGAGTGTTCAAGCTCAGGTTAGTCCCGATAACACTCTCGGAACTACTGTTAAAGGTATTGATAATTACACAATTACTAATGGCACTCGTGTTGGCAATAATTTATTTCATAGCTTCAGCCAATTCTCTATTCCCAGCAACGGTTCTGTATTATTCGACAATGCTACTGATATTCAAAATATTTTTAGTCGGGTAACTGGTGGTGATATTTCTCATATTAGAGGTGAAATTAGTGCTAAGGGTACTGCTAATTTATTTTTACTTAACCCAGCCGGGGTGATTTTTGATGCCAAGGCCAGCTTAAAAATTGGTGGTTCATTTTTTGGCACAACTGCTAATAGCATCAAATTTGCTGATGGTGCTGAGTTTAGTGCTGTGAATCCCAACGCCAACACATTGTTGACGATGAGTGTGCCAATTGGCTTGCAAATGGGTAGTAATCCTGGCTCAATTAACGTTTATGGGTCAAAATTAGCGATTCCGGCAAAAAATACATTTGCACTGGTGGGGAACAACTTAACTTTTGATCAGAGTAGCATTACTGCTCGCGATGGCAGGGTGGAATTAGCAAGTGTCACAGCAAACAATCTCGTAGGACTGTCAACAAACACTAATGGATTTAGCTTAAATTTGAATGGTGTGAATCAGTTCCAAAATATCAACTTTAGTAATGCAGCTAGAGTTGATACAAGTGGAAACCAAGGTGGTGCGATCGCTCTCCAGGGACAGAAAATTACTCTGTCTGGCTCTTCAAGTATCACGTCCCACACTTTAGGCACAAGCTCAGGGCAAGGTATTCTCATCAAAGCTTCCGAATCCCTAGAATTAATCGGTCAGCCAGCCCTCTCGAACACCACAATTGCAGCTTACTCCCAACCAACAGCTAGGGGAAGGGGCGGTGATGTGACCATTGAAACACCCCTTCTCAATGTTTTGAATGGCGCGCAAATTAACACCCGTGCTTATGGAATAGGTGATTCGGGCAATATTACAGTCAAGAGTACAGTTGTCAACGTGATTGGGGAAGCCATCTATACACCGACAAAACAGCGATTTAGTGTGAGTACCTTAGCGGCAAATACAATGAATGGTTCGCAAGGTCGGGGGGGTGATGTCGTCATTGATGCCGCACAAGTCAACATTCGAGACGGGGCTGAATTGCGTGCTACCGCTAGAGGTACTGGTGATGGTGGCAATATTATCGTCACAGCCAATAACTTGAGTATCACAGGTGAGACTGCTACAGGTGAACCTGCATTTTTGACAGGGATGAGTACCAGCATCCGTGAATATGCCACAGGTAGGGGTGGAGATATCATTCTCAATGTTGGTAAATTAGAGGTTTTAAATGGCCCTGGTATTCGTACAGGTACGTATGGTGAAGGGACATCGGGTGACATTATTGTGAATGCTGATGAAGTAACCGTGGGTGGTAGTTCTTCAACTGGTGTGTCTAGCAGATTTTTTGCCTCAACCAATGGTAACTACGATTTTGCGACTGAACAACTGATTAGTCTGGGTAAGGGACAAGGCGGCAACATTACGTTTAATGTTGGTAAGCTTAATTTACTTGATGGAGGCAGAATTTCCACCTCAACTGAAACCTACGGTCAAGCCGGAAATATTACCATTCAAGCTAATTCCATTAATATTGCAGGTGTCAGTCAACTGCCGAGTGGTCAACTGCTTTACTCGCTGGATGCTACTGGCCCTAGTGGGTTATATGCTTCTTCTACAGGCCCTGGTATTGCGGGTTCCGTAAATCTGACCACAGAGAAATTGAGTCTTGGCGATCGCGGCGAAATTGTAGTGAGTGGCAAAGGTACAGGAGATGCTGGTAATATGCTCATCCGGGCTAATTATCTGAATTTGGATCAAGCCAGCAAACTGCGTTCTGAAGCCAATACAGGAGAAGGCGGTAATATTGACCTACAAGTCCGTGATGTCTTACTGATGCGTAATGGCAGTTACATCAGTGCAGAAGCAGGTGGTAATGGGGGTAATATTAAAATTAACGCTCCTAATATTGTCGGTTTAGAAAACAGCGACATTATTGCTAATGCAGTGCAAGGAAGGGGTGGCAATATTCAGATTACAACTCAGGGAATCGTCGGTTTGCAATATCGCAATCTGTTGAATCCTAGAGAAGTTGTCACAAATGACATTACCGCTAGCTCTCAGTTTAACGTCAATGGCACTGTGCAAATTCATCATACTGGTGTTGACCCGAACTTTGGTGTAATAAAATTACCAGAAAATTTCACCGACCCATCCCAAAAAATCACTAGTGGTTGTGCTGCTAGCACTGATAGTAGTTTTGTGGCCATAGGAAGGGGTGGTATCCCTAAAAATCCTAGTGAGGATATTAGGAGCGATCGCACTTGGTCTGATATGCGTGATATCTCTCCATTCCGCACCAGACAACAAGTACAAGCTCAAATTTCCAAATCAGCAGCAGTGCTGGTGCAAGCTACATCTTGGCATCGTAATCACCAAGGCAAAATTGAATTAATTGCCGATCAATCTTCGATGAATGTGCCACCATCATTAACTTGTGCGGAAGTCTCGCAGACAAGCTTGCACTCACACTAA
- a CDS encoding DUF2157 domain-containing protein, whose amino-acid sequence MRESPPQKIGLKISSNHPELLTGLDMWLRLGLISDTQVKQICREYLSCQVNFQSVVEPEPQQVPVSTTRLERPLIAYLPEEPKPPKPPARPSVVNQMLQSLGAELSVRWLLFLGVFLVVLSSGVLAASQWERFPASGQYGVLFAYTLSFWGLSFWAGKQNNLRLTAQTLLIVTLLLVPVNFWAMDSFGLWRNPLDWLTVAIAAPILTVITVLLCKNRTFLINQPRSNLSIINILGLIYLHWGWKLPLFPLTAIYVAMVGTTILTLYQHRRQQPTRPEASGLGINLYATVIIYALLLLLTRGIFVARVDVTQLGLAIGICGWLGTWLAQQRSSPATPQGENHAPVIKIDVIWARIGEILVFLGWLVAVFNHPAQAIAVSGLALWVVTVRLYRYSLQIDLFLLFVIGLQAIWLGWRLVPSGLQQLAITVGTQLTQSQNEPWALLSVVLFPYLLFMVVVTETLHTAQKRDLAKFSEFLSLVFGACLTAIATVNPTLRSLNFLCSTITLAVVSKRRSPVPVPLVYLTHSMGMLTFCSFINWLLPNLALHLWASILLILMLGEWGFCLLNTEPATIPPSLTGKGVRGLGQNIWRQSAWHMGFFLAAVSFLMLWTNAQLVIEALEGIPSLLLQWLIFGTDSTPNFQSQDYWGVIWLTTPIALTVLASRTTQNRTTNSLSAVITIFVAQLLTLPLPGIQLIGLAVGTGVMYVNTHHLRQQIFAVINIGFGLSFIAALLWEGIPGIPRLARPGWLIVCAIAILSLWLGRTIISRREDELARIYAAACDQWAIALCTVELLFLTLYSSSIYVGFTPGYWYLVATAITLVAIIYHSWRQPTNWAFYGIGWCVELLVTQVLSFGGDSIIRVAIANIALGLFSQLFGEWWRRKHQLTTLPSSFHVLPVIYGVFSVLLRVNVFTNWSGLCSLGVALIFVGVGRRNRELKPLLYLGMIGISVSAYELLFYQMLQASGGGLGDGLIAMATLGTGIMSLYRVLTPWLVTWLRLSRRELQGIAHLHWVWSSCLLMAAISQPIVVNRLVGLGTGAFLIAYAILQGKQTANANQPPVFGRIPVTDLWVYLGFLLVAGMRVYWRETAVGQWLTGPLVPWNGAIACVFAYFLYLLPWERWGWNQKPWRLAAYIFPLVILTETRLAVYPITLVIAAGYYLLLAKLRENIRFTYISVVLIDWALFSWLHSLRLYDSLWYVTVIGLSLLYLAQFDPALRQPENKLARHTFRVIGSGVICGWAIVFYQHTPLIAGASALAFIFVGLALRIRAFLYVGTISFLFTSIYQLVIFSLRYPFLKWVVGLLVGIALISIAANFETHRTQITSLLRNTNHELDEWE is encoded by the coding sequence ATGCGTGAGAGTCCACCTCAAAAAATCGGCTTAAAAATCTCCTCTAACCACCCCGAACTACTGACGGGTTTGGATATGTGGTTGCGTTTGGGTTTAATCTCCGATACCCAAGTCAAACAAATTTGTCGGGAATATCTTTCTTGTCAGGTTAACTTCCAGTCTGTAGTTGAACCTGAACCACAGCAAGTCCCAGTATCCACAACGAGACTAGAAAGACCATTAATTGCTTATCTTCCAGAAGAACCAAAACCACCAAAACCACCAGCACGTCCCAGTGTGGTTAACCAAATGTTGCAATCCTTGGGCGCAGAGTTAAGTGTGCGGTGGCTGCTGTTTTTGGGTGTGTTTTTAGTTGTCCTCTCTTCTGGAGTCTTAGCGGCTAGCCAGTGGGAGAGATTTCCCGCTTCTGGACAGTATGGAGTTTTATTTGCTTATACTTTGAGTTTTTGGGGTTTAAGTTTTTGGGCTGGTAAACAAAATAACCTGAGATTGACAGCACAGACTTTGCTGATTGTGACTCTGTTGTTAGTGCCGGTCAATTTTTGGGCGATGGATAGCTTTGGTTTGTGGCGTAATCCTCTAGATTGGTTGACAGTGGCGATCGCTGCTCCTATCTTAACGGTAATTACGGTTCTGCTTTGTAAAAATCGCACATTTTTAATAAATCAACCCAGAAGCAATCTATCTATCATCAATATTCTGGGATTAATTTATCTGCATTGGGGTTGGAAATTACCATTATTTCCCCTGACTGCAATTTATGTGGCAATGGTAGGTACAACTATCTTGACGTTGTATCAGCATCGTCGCCAGCAACCTACACGCCCAGAAGCATCAGGATTAGGAATTAATTTATATGCAACTGTCATTATTTATGCTTTATTACTCCTGTTAACACGAGGCATATTTGTTGCTAGGGTGGATGTCACCCAATTAGGTTTAGCAATTGGGATTTGTGGTTGGTTAGGGACTTGGTTAGCACAGCAGCGCAGCAGCCCAGCAACGCCACAGGGGGAAAATCACGCGCCTGTAATCAAGATAGATGTTATTTGGGCAAGAATTGGGGAAATTTTAGTATTTTTGGGCTGGTTGGTGGCGGTATTTAATCATCCAGCCCAAGCTATAGCGGTGAGTGGACTGGCTTTGTGGGTGGTGACAGTCCGACTGTACAGATACAGTTTACAGATTGATTTATTTTTACTATTCGTTATTGGTTTACAGGCGATTTGGTTGGGTTGGCGGTTAGTTCCCTCTGGGTTACAGCAGTTGGCTATCACCGTGGGAACACAACTTACCCAATCACAAAATGAACCTTGGGCTTTATTGAGTGTGGTGTTATTTCCCTACCTCCTGTTCATGGTGGTAGTGACAGAGACTTTACACACAGCCCAAAAGCGCGATTTAGCCAAATTTAGCGAATTCCTCAGCCTGGTATTCGGGGCTTGTTTAACTGCGATCGCTACCGTTAATCCTACCTTGCGATCGCTCAATTTCCTGTGTTCTACCATCACTCTAGCAGTAGTTAGCAAGCGGCGTTCTCCTGTTCCTGTCCCCTTGGTGTATCTGACACACTCAATGGGAATGCTGACATTCTGTTCATTCATTAATTGGCTACTACCGAATTTAGCATTGCATCTATGGGCAAGTATTTTATTAATACTGATGCTGGGAGAGTGGGGATTTTGTCTGCTTAATACAGAACCAGCGACTATTCCCCCTTCCCTCACAGGGAAGGGGGTTAGGGGGTTAGGTCAAAACATCTGGCGACAAAGCGCATGGCACATGGGATTTTTCCTGGCGGCGGTAAGTTTCTTGATGTTGTGGACAAATGCTCAACTAGTCATAGAAGCCTTAGAAGGTATACCTTCCCTACTACTGCAATGGCTGATATTCGGCACAGATAGCACCCCAAATTTTCAGTCTCAAGACTATTGGGGAGTAATTTGGTTAACTACACCCATCGCCCTCACAGTTTTAGCCAGTCGCACAACTCAAAACCGCACTACAAATAGCTTATCGGCGGTTATTACTATATTTGTGGCACAGCTACTCACCCTACCCCTACCAGGAATACAATTAATTGGTTTAGCGGTGGGAACTGGTGTGATGTATGTCAACACCCACCATCTACGCCAGCAAATATTTGCCGTTATTAATATTGGTTTTGGTTTAAGCTTCATCGCAGCGTTACTGTGGGAAGGGATTCCCGGTATCCCGCGCCTAGCTAGACCAGGATGGTTGATTGTATGTGCGATCGCTATTTTAAGCTTATGGTTAGGACGTACAATCATTTCTCGAAGAGAAGATGAATTAGCGAGGATTTATGCTGCCGCTTGTGATCAATGGGCGATCGCATTGTGTACTGTAGAGTTATTATTCCTGACTCTCTACTCATCCTCTATTTATGTAGGTTTCACCCCTGGATATTGGTATTTAGTCGCGACAGCCATCACCTTAGTCGCCATTATTTATCACAGTTGGCGACAACCGACAAACTGGGCATTTTATGGGATTGGTTGGTGTGTAGAATTATTAGTTACCCAGGTGTTAAGCTTCGGCGGAGACTCGATCATTCGGGTTGCCATTGCTAACATTGCCTTGGGTTTATTCTCCCAACTTTTCGGCGAATGGTGGCGGCGTAAACATCAACTGACCACACTTCCCAGCAGTTTCCACGTTTTACCAGTCATTTATGGTGTATTTAGTGTCCTGCTGAGGGTAAATGTCTTTACTAATTGGTCTGGGTTGTGTTCTTTAGGTGTGGCGTTGATTTTCGTCGGTGTCGGACGACGCAACCGCGAGTTAAAACCCCTGCTGTATTTGGGGATGATTGGAATTTCTGTTTCCGCCTATGAATTGCTGTTCTACCAAATGTTACAAGCCTCCGGCGGTGGCTTGGGCGATGGTTTAATTGCAATGGCTACCCTGGGAACTGGAATCATGTCCCTCTATCGGGTTTTGACTCCGTGGTTAGTAACGTGGTTGCGCCTCAGTCGGCGGGAACTCCAAGGAATTGCCCATTTACATTGGGTTTGGAGTAGTTGCTTACTCATGGCTGCAATTTCCCAACCGATTGTCGTTAACCGACTGGTGGGTTTAGGAACAGGGGCATTTTTAATTGCCTACGCCATATTACAAGGGAAACAAACCGCTAATGCTAATCAACCCCCCGTATTTGGTCGTATTCCTGTCACCGACTTGTGGGTTTACCTGGGCTTTCTCTTAGTGGCAGGGATGAGAGTTTATTGGCGAGAAACCGCCGTCGGACAGTGGTTAACCGGCCCCCTAGTACCGTGGAATGGGGCGATCGCCTGCGTATTTGCCTACTTTTTATACCTGCTGCCCTGGGAACGTTGGGGCTGGAATCAAAAACCTTGGCGGTTAGCTGCTTATATTTTCCCCTTAGTGATTCTCACGGAAACTAGGCTGGCAGTTTACCCCATTACCTTAGTGATAGCGGCTGGGTATTATCTTTTACTTGCCAAGCTCAGGGAAAATATCCGCTTTACATACATTAGTGTGGTGTTGATAGACTGGGCGTTATTTTCGTGGTTACATAGTTTACGCCTGTATGATTCCCTATGGTATGTGACAGTGATTGGTTTATCACTGCTGTATCTCGCTCAATTTGATCCTGCACTGCGACAACCAGAAAATAAACTCGCCCGTCACACCTTCAGAGTCATTGGTAGTGGTGTAATTTGTGGTTGGGCGATCGTATTTTATCAACACACACCCCTAATAGCAGGAGCTTCTGCACTAGCTTTCATCTTTGTGGGGTTAGCTTTGCGGATACGGGCATTCCTTTACGTTGGGACAATTAGCTTCTTATTCACCAGTATTTATCAACTAGTAATATTTAGCTTGCGTTATCCCTTCTTAAAATGGGTTGTCGGTTTACTAGTCGGTATTGCTTTGATTTCCATCGCCGCTAACTTTGAAACCCATCGTACTCAAATCACCTCGTTGTTGCGTAATACCAATCATGAACTTGATGAGTGGGAATAA
- a CDS encoding class I SAM-dependent methyltransferase, which yields MSEIIVKAIASNIFPHGDYVSPGLATVKPDSCFPHMILGNRYDSSWFYLRRNISHNFYVDKRRTGVGFVSRDEANILYNTALKFQGKKALEIGCWMGWSACHLALGGVELDVIDPMLSQELFSESVTDSLQRAGVKELVNLIPGYSPQKVEEIANKLQRKWSLIFIDGHHEAPAPLNDAMICEQFAEPDALILFHDLASPDVGAGLDYLRNQGWNTMVYQTMQIMGVAWRGNVEPVIHQPDPTINWQLPPHLHDYLVSGVTPTIAIDRFSAMLKAIQPYTFLSKAQLFSLYSQVQQGYDYLFWLPKIFRQAIANQKQQKSQVKISPN from the coding sequence ATGAGTGAAATAATAGTCAAAGCAATTGCATCTAACATCTTTCCCCACGGAGATTATGTTTCACCTGGATTAGCGACAGTTAAGCCAGATTCGTGTTTTCCTCATATGATTTTAGGCAATCGATATGATTCTTCTTGGTTTTACTTACGCCGAAATATTTCTCATAATTTTTATGTGGATAAACGACGGACTGGTGTAGGCTTTGTGAGTCGAGATGAAGCAAATATTCTCTACAACACTGCTTTAAAATTTCAGGGTAAAAAAGCTTTAGAGATAGGGTGTTGGATGGGTTGGTCGGCTTGTCATTTGGCTTTAGGGGGAGTTGAGTTAGATGTAATTGACCCGATGCTATCTCAAGAGTTATTCTCTGAAAGTGTGACAGATTCACTCCAGCGAGCAGGTGTAAAAGAATTAGTGAATCTCATACCAGGTTATAGCCCCCAAAAAGTGGAAGAGATAGCTAATAAATTGCAACGTAAATGGTCATTAATATTTATAGACGGTCATCATGAAGCACCCGCCCCCCTGAATGATGCCATGATCTGTGAACAATTTGCAGAACCAGACGCGTTAATTTTATTTCATGATTTAGCATCTCCTGATGTGGGCGCAGGCTTGGATTATTTGCGAAATCAAGGCTGGAACACAATGGTTTATCAAACTATGCAAATTATGGGCGTTGCATGGCGAGGAAATGTTGAGCCTGTTATCCATCAGCCAGATCCGACAATTAATTGGCAATTACCACCGCATTTACATGATTATCTTGTCAGTGGTGTAACTCCAACCATAGCTATAGATAGATTTTCAGCAATGCTTAAAGCCATTCAACCCTATACTTTTCTAAGTAAAGCACAGCTATTTTCACTTTACAGTCAAGTGCAACAAGGGTATGATTATTTGTTCTGGCTACCCAAGATTTTCAGACAGGCGATCGCAAATCAAAAACAGCAAAAGTCACAAGTTAAAATTTCCCCAAACTAA